The nucleotide window CTGGATGTAGCAGTGGTCTGCGAGGAGGGGTGGGGAGAGCCACATGCGCCTCTGTCCCCAGTCCCCAGGTAGGAGAGGCTGCTGGGACAGGAGGGGAGGCCAGCATGTTCAAGAAACCATGGTGGATACAAGACACATGGAACACAGCCCATTGTACAGATGTGCTGAGCAGTATTTACACGGAGGGCAGGGTCACCTCAAATTTGGTTTTTCCcttgggggtgaggggaggggagaagtagGGGGCGctctccccaaaccccacccAGCCCTCTGCCTATGGTTACCCTGGGTTACTGTCCCAAGAAGGGTAACCATTTGGGAGAGATGGGTGGGCCCAGGGACTGGTTGTAGCATTGGTCAGTCGTCAATACTGGATTTCTGGATTGCACATCCCTCTCTCCATTACCCAAATGCCACCCCAACGAAGCTCTGGGGCACGCTGGTTCAGGATGGCCGTGCCTGGTAAGAGCTCCTTGGTTTCTTCCCCTGCCCCATGGGTAAGGGGAGGATGAGAGCTTGTGCTCTTTAAGGGGATACTTACTGGGTGCTCATGTCAGAAAAcctcaaagcactttacagacatTGGTCGGATGGaagccaccccccaccccaaccagGGTGTCCGATGTCGGGGAGAGGGTACATTGGACTCAGTAGAGGGGAGTAATACAAATAGGAGTGGGTTCCCAGCCTTTCTAAGGTTGCTGAAGCCCTGGGGTGGGGGGTACCCATATACCCAGGCAGTTACCTCTCCCCTGGCTCCAGGATCACATTGAAAAAGGGCATAAAGAGGAGAGCTGCCTCAGGGGATGAGGCTAGGAGTAAAAGGAGCTGGGCTGGGAAGGAGAAGGGCCTGGGACGCAACAATTTGGAGCAAATGTAGAAAGCCGTCTTCTTTGGGGAATGAGGGGGACTGGGAAAGTTGTTCCTCCCCAGCTTTAAGAGATCCACATGTCCTGTTCTGGCCCCTCCCAGGgggaggaaactggggcccagacCTGCCAGCTAAGATCTGGGATGGGGGCCCCAAGGGGACCCCCAAAATGTATTGCTCAGAAACTTGGAGGCAAGAAGAGTATTGCACTGAAGGGGGCTGGCATCACTGATTTTCCCACCCCAAACCTTGGGGTAGGAGACAGTCCAGGAAGCTTCTCCCCCACAAGACACCTGGTTATTGGCGGGGAAGGGGAGAAGTGTAGTCCAGAGGAAGCGGGGTTGGACAAAGCTCCCTGGGTTTTACTGcctgagaaaggaaaatataccCCATTCTAGGGGATGGCAAGGGGCTTCCTAGTGGGGAGTGGCAGGCCAAAGCCCAGGCCCAAAtgtccccttcccccaaccccacaATCTCTGACATTTGGCCTTTAGGgtcatccatcttctctcttcacCCTTGGGTTCCCCTGCCTCAGATCGATCTGTCATTCGAGGGAGCCAGTCCCAGTGAGTGGTGCTGATGGCGTCAACGACTTTGGGCTAAAGTGAAACCTGGGAGGCAAAGAGAGGTGGCTGAAGTCATCATATCGCTGTCCCTTATGAGCACTCCTTGTGGCCCATGTAGATGGGGGTGCCCCCTGGGCATCACCTGCCTGGCCTGACATCTCCCCTAGGTGGCCCTTTTGGACAGGAAgggggaaatgaggaaggaaaaggagaatttctccctctttccttataTTCTGTCCTCTGGCTCTCACCTCAATTTTCTCCCCACTGGGGAAGtttttgctaaaatctaagcCCCATCCAACCTCCATGAAAATGGGAGAGGACACAAGGCAGAGAAGCAGGACACCTGGAGATTTCAGGCCCAACTCTGCCAGTCACttgctctatgaccttgggccagtcattcAGCTAAATGACCAAGTACTGGGCTTGGGATAACAGGACCTAGTTtggaatcttgcctcagacaacAAGcggtgtaaccttggacaagtcacctcccTCAgcatcagcttcctcatctgtaaaatggagataataacacctacttcccagggtccttgtgaggatccaatgagataccATGTGATGTGCtgagcaaaccttaaagtgctatataaatgccagttatcaCCATTATTCATATGGCACTATATACTCTAGTGCTCTGGACCTCAGTtctcccatctgcaaaatggaggacTTTGAGCCATCCCTAAGCTCTCTTACCTCTAGCCGTTCTGTGTCTGGGTGAGGGTCCTCAGAGCAGATAGCCTTTCCCAAGAGATTCTGAGATGCCTCAGCCCTCACCCTACCAGCCCTACCTCTCCTTGCCTCCTCCTCACCTGAGCCTGGGCCCAGGCAGCTAATCCAGGTTGCCGTTCTGATTGAGTTCTTCAGCAGGGGATGAAGGAGCTTCCTCTTCGCATGGGGACAGCTCATCAATGGAAGTCTGATTGGTGATGCCTGGGATAGGGGTGGGGAAGACATAGGAAAAGTTCCTCCTTCCCAGGCCCAGGACCCCCCAGCCCCCGATCTAGGACAGGGCATGGTGTCACCTCATTCATCTGCCCCACTTCTAGGTAGGAACCTCTTTAACCCCCATCTCATAGGAGAGAATCTCTCCAGCTTATTCAAATCTGCCCAGGCCTCCTCCGGGCCTCATCCCAGGGCAAGGCTCCctgaggttcagtttcctcatgtaaagAGGGTGGACAATAACACTCCAAGGGCCAATCTCACAAGGCCGATTAGAAGGACCATTTCGTACATCTTCAACTGCCATTGACATGAGCAGTTTATTATTCATAGTACTATCACGATTGCCTCAGCTGCCTCTGCTAAGTCCTTCCTGAAATCTAGTTTGACTGTCTCCTATTCCATTTTCAGGGCATTCCTTCTTGTTCTGACCTTTTCACCACCGTGCCCAGTATGAGACAAGGAGGACTAAGACCCCTCCTTCCCCCTGCCTCCTTTTATCTCCTGCTCCCTTTCCTCAGCTAGGACCAGATACCTACCGCTCGCagctctttctttccatttctgtttgtTCTCCTGAATGTACTTGGTCCAGGTGGTCCGGAAACTGACCAGGTCAGGGTTGAGGTCACCTGGTTCCCTAGAACCATCCAGAGAGAGCTGTCATTATTGGGAGTCAGGAATTGGGAAACCCCATCCTAGATGGAAATCCCTTCCTTCCACTCCTAGGGATCTTGGATGACTCGTAGAGTGTTGGACCCCATGCCTAGTGAATGGAAGACTACTTTCTGCCTCGTTGTCCTTCCCCACCCGCTACAACCATAGAACATGGTCTTGAGGAAAGGGCATGGGAGGAAGGAGGACTCCAAAAGTGGAAGCAGGTCACCAACTGGAGTAATAATGAGTCGGGTCCCTGTACCTTCCTAATCTCCCTGCCTTCTCTTCGGACCTCCCTACCACCtattatgtaaaggatggcagcatggaatccctgcaaaatacagggtcggCCTGTATATACATAACACACCCCAAAGCCAAAGGACCTGAGCATCCAATGAGAACTAAACATGGAAGTTGCCCTCAGACAGCCCTCACTCACCTGGCCTTTGTCTTTGCCTTGGAGCCATCATCTACCAAAGGTTGGACACTCTTCTCAGCCACATCAGTCAAAACAGAAAAAGTGGGCTCCACAATGAAGTCAATGAATCCTGCATGGGTTGGGATGGTTGAGGAAAGAGCAGACAGAGGTTATTATACCAGTGAGTTGAATGGTGTTGCCATGGTCATGACTCAATTCAAAACTGAGTGAGATGCCAACCCTCAGGGCCTAGGGCCTTCCCATAAAAGAAGACCTTTGGATCCATCAGCCCCATAGAGTCCCACTGTACCACGACTCAGATGAAGTCAGAGAGCATGAAGAAATCATCTGGCCATGGTTTCAAGAAGCCCCAACCCTGGCTTTTATTCTCCCCCACTaccacctcccaccccccaacctCTCCTCCCTGCAAAGCCTGGTGGTCACTCACCGATCTGGGACTGAGCCACCAGGGTGGAAGTACGGTCGCAGAGTGGGGAGAAGGGCAGGCCCAGCTCTGCCTCCTTGTCCCCctaagagaaagaggggaggtaGGGGGGATAGAACATTCCAGGCTAACACTCAGTGTTTCCAGGCATGAGCTAGAGGACACTGGGAGCCAAGGTCAAGGTCTCAGGGGCAGGGATTGAGGAAGGGAACTACAGAAAAGGCAAAGAGGGGCAACAGTAATTTCTGTGCCTTTCATTTGAAAATCTAAGATACTTAAGTGCTACTCAAAAGAGCTCCACTTATTATTGTCTGGATAAACAGTTTATTCCAAATCTGAAAGCATAGTTGGAAGGATAATGGATATTCCTATGAAGGAATTCCcagaggagtgggaaggaaacagagg belongs to Gracilinanus agilis isolate LMUSP501 chromosome 5, AgileGrace, whole genome shotgun sequence and includes:
- the PDE1B gene encoding calcium/calmodulin-dependent 3',5'-cyclic nucleotide phosphodiesterase 1B, with protein sequence MATPIPVQRSHLQGPILRLRYMVKQLENGEVNIEELKKNLEYTASLLEAVYIDETRQILDTEDELQELRSDAVPSEVRDWLASTFTQQARAKGRRAEEKPKFRSIVHAVQAGIFVERSCLETLSGDKEAELGLPFSPLCDRTSTLVAQSQIGFIDFIVEPTFSVLTDVAEKSVQPLVDDGSKAKTKAREPGDLNPDLVSFRTTWTKYIQENKQKWKERAASGITNQTSIDELSPCEEEAPSSPAEELNQNGNLD